The Chlorocebus sabaeus isolate Y175 chromosome 18, mChlSab1.0.hap1, whole genome shotgun sequence genome window below encodes:
- the LOC103222559 gene encoding large ribosomal subunit protein eL32 produces MAALRPLVKPKIVKKRTKKFIRHQSDRYVKIKRNWRKPRGIDNRVRRRFKGQILMPNIGYGSNKKTKHMLPSGFRKFLVHNVKELEVLLMCNKSYCAEIAHNVSSKNRKAIVERAAQLAIRVTNPNARLRSEENE; encoded by the coding sequence ATGGCCGCCCTCAGACCCCTTGTGAAGCCCAAGATCGTCAAAAAAAGAACCAAGAAGTTCATCCGGCACCAGTCAGACCGATATGTCAAAATTAAGCGTAACTGGCGGAAACCCAGAGGCATTGACAACAGGGTTCGTAGAAGATTCAAGGGCCAGATCTTGATGCCCAACATTGGTTATGGgagcaacaaaaaaacaaagcacatgCTGCCCAGTGGCTTCCGGAAGTTCCTGGTCCACAACGTCAAGGAGTTGGAAGTGCTGCTGATGTGCAACAAATCTTACTGTGCCGAGATTGCTCACAATGTTTCTTCCAAGAACCGCAAAGCCATCGTGGAAAGAGCTGCCCAGCTGGCCATCAGAGTCACCAACCCCAATGCCAGGCTGCGCAGTGAAGAAAATGAGTAG